In the Ramlibacter tataouinensis TTB310 genome, one interval contains:
- the ugpE gene encoding sn-glycerol-3-phosphate ABC transporter permease UgpE, with protein sequence MVERRPVLTFFSHLILLAGLAVIVFPVFLTFIGSTQTAQQIATSNPLSLRPGGNFWESYTLALFGGKTYSGSTIAPVAPMLWVSLVSALTISLGKIAISLLSAFAIVYFRFPARNLVFWMIFVTLMLPVEVRIGPTYEVVSDLGMLNSYAGLTVPLIASATATFLFRQFFLTVPDELVEAARMDGAGPMRFFFDVLLPLSRTSIAALFVIQFIYGWNQYLWPLLVTTSEDMYPVVLGIKRAIFGEVYVEWNVVMATAILAMLPPALVVTLMQRWFVKGLVDTEK encoded by the coding sequence ATGGTTGAACGCCGCCCCGTCCTCACCTTCTTCTCCCACCTCATCCTGCTGGCCGGGTTGGCCGTCATCGTCTTCCCGGTGTTCCTCACCTTCATCGGCTCGACGCAGACCGCGCAGCAGATCGCCACCAGCAATCCGCTGTCGCTCAGGCCCGGCGGCAACTTCTGGGAGAGCTACACACTGGCCCTGTTCGGCGGCAAGACCTACAGCGGCTCCACGATCGCGCCGGTGGCGCCCATGCTGTGGGTCAGCCTGGTGAGCGCGCTGACCATCTCCCTGGGCAAGATCGCCATCTCGCTGCTGTCGGCCTTCGCCATCGTCTACTTCCGCTTCCCCGCGCGCAACCTGGTGTTCTGGATGATCTTCGTGACGCTGATGCTGCCGGTGGAGGTGCGCATCGGGCCGACCTACGAGGTGGTGTCGGACCTGGGGATGCTCAACAGCTATGCCGGCCTGACGGTGCCGCTGATCGCATCGGCCACCGCCACCTTCCTGTTCCGCCAGTTCTTCCTGACGGTGCCGGACGAGCTGGTCGAGGCGGCCCGCATGGACGGCGCCGGGCCGATGCGCTTCTTCTTCGACGTGCTGCTGCCGCTGTCGCGCACCTCCATCGCGGCGCTGTTCGTCATCCAGTTCATCTACGGCTGGAACCAGTACCTGTGGCCGCTGCTGGTGACCACCAGCGAGGACATGTACCCCGTGGTGCTCGGCATCAAGCGCGCCATCTTCGGCGAGGTCTACGTCGAATGGAACGTGGTCATGGCCACGGCCATCCTGGCCATGCTGCCCCCGGCCCTGGTAGTGACGCTGATGCAGCGCTGGTTCGTCAAGGGCCTGGTCGATACCGAGAAATAA
- the ugpB gene encoding sn-glycerol-3-phosphate ABC transporter substrate-binding protein UgpB encodes MKLKFAAVAMAAAFTLPAVAQTEIQWWHSMGGALGEWVNDLAKDFNASQKDYRIVPTFKGSYDESMTAAIAAFRSGNAPHILQVFEVGTATMMAAKGAVVPVGKVMQDAGVKFDSDAYVPAVAGYYTAPNGQMLSFPFNSSTPVFHYNKDAFKAAGLDPEKPPTTWPEVALAAAKLKASGHKCPFTTAWVSWTQLESFSAWHNVLYATKNNGFGGLDARLAFNSPLHVRHIDNLANMAKNGLFVYKGRGNAADATFVSGECAMFTGTSAVYGNVKRNGKFGYGIGTLPYYPDVPGAPQNTVIGGASLWVMSGKKPDEYKGVGQFFAYLSQPEVAAKSHQRTGYLPVTKASFEITDKSGFYKQNPGTDVSVTQMIRKTTDKSRGVRLGNFVQIRAIVDEEMEQVWRGAKQPKEALDAAVQRGNEQLERFQKANKG; translated from the coding sequence ATGAAGCTTAAGTTCGCAGCGGTGGCCATGGCCGCCGCCTTCACCCTGCCTGCCGTCGCCCAGACCGAGATCCAGTGGTGGCATTCCATGGGCGGCGCCCTGGGCGAATGGGTCAACGACCTGGCCAAGGACTTCAATGCCAGCCAGAAGGATTACAGGATCGTGCCCACCTTCAAGGGCAGCTACGACGAATCCATGACGGCGGCCATTGCCGCGTTCCGCTCCGGCAACGCCCCGCACATCCTGCAGGTGTTCGAGGTCGGCACCGCTACCATGATGGCCGCCAAGGGCGCAGTGGTGCCGGTGGGCAAGGTGATGCAGGACGCCGGCGTAAAGTTCGACTCCGACGCCTACGTGCCGGCGGTGGCGGGCTATTACACCGCGCCCAACGGCCAGATGCTGAGCTTCCCCTTCAACAGCTCGACGCCGGTCTTCCACTACAACAAGGACGCCTTCAAGGCCGCGGGCCTGGACCCGGAGAAGCCGCCGACCACCTGGCCGGAGGTGGCCCTGGCAGCCGCCAAGCTCAAGGCTTCCGGGCACAAGTGCCCGTTCACCACTGCCTGGGTGAGCTGGACCCAACTGGAGAGCTTCTCGGCCTGGCACAACGTGCTGTACGCGACCAAGAACAACGGCTTCGGCGGCCTGGACGCGCGGCTGGCCTTCAACAGCCCGCTGCACGTGCGCCATATCGACAACCTGGCCAACATGGCCAAGAATGGCCTGTTCGTCTACAAGGGTCGCGGCAACGCGGCGGATGCCACCTTCGTCTCGGGCGAATGCGCCATGTTCACCGGCACCTCGGCCGTGTACGGCAACGTCAAGCGCAATGGCAAGTTCGGCTATGGCATCGGCACCCTGCCCTACTACCCCGACGTGCCCGGGGCGCCGCAGAACACGGTCATCGGCGGCGCCAGCCTGTGGGTGATGTCGGGCAAGAAGCCGGACGAGTACAAGGGCGTGGGCCAGTTCTTCGCCTACCTGTCGCAGCCGGAGGTGGCGGCCAAGAGCCACCAGCGCACCGGCTACCTGCCGGTGACCAAGGCCTCCTTCGAGATCACCGACAAATCCGGCTTCTACAAGCAGAACCCGGGCACCGACGTGTCGGTCACGCAGATGATCCGCAAGACCACCGACAAGTCGCGCGGCGTGCGCCTGGGCAACTTCGTGCAGATCCGCGCCATCGTCGACGAGGAAATGGAGCAGGTCTGGCGCGGCGCCAAACAGCCCAAGGAGGCGCTGGACGCGGCGGTGCAGCGCGGCAACGAGCAGCTCGAGCGCTTCCAGAAGGCGAACAAGGGCTAG
- a CDS encoding VOC family protein has protein sequence MAAVLKATQPLPAPAPIQQLHHYAWRARDAEETRRFYEDILGLPLYHIIQSDHVPSTGEYCPYTHFFFRLQDGSFIAFFDLGDDQAAEPSPNTPKWVNHISFRVDSIQALQDMKARLEAHGVEVLGITDHHIFDSIYFFDPNGIRLELTAQRADEFQMLQESRTAHARLAEWTARKEQWRRERAEGKAAGALKPQKNDRPEYGSR, from the coding sequence ATGGCCGCCGTACTCAAAGCCACCCAGCCCCTGCCCGCCCCCGCTCCCATCCAGCAGCTGCACCACTACGCTTGGCGGGCGCGCGATGCCGAGGAGACGCGCCGCTTCTACGAGGACATCCTGGGGCTGCCGCTCTACCACATCATCCAGAGCGACCACGTGCCCAGCACGGGGGAGTACTGCCCGTACACGCACTTCTTCTTCCGGCTGCAGGACGGCTCGTTCATCGCCTTCTTCGACCTGGGTGACGACCAGGCGGCCGAGCCCTCGCCCAACACGCCCAAGTGGGTCAACCACATCTCCTTCCGGGTGGACAGCATCCAGGCGCTGCAGGACATGAAGGCCCGGCTGGAGGCGCATGGCGTGGAGGTGCTGGGCATCACCGACCACCACATCTTCGACAGCATCTACTTCTTCGATCCCAACGGCATCCGCCTGGAGCTCACGGCCCAGCGGGCCGACGAGTTCCAGATGCTGCAGGAGAGCAGGACCGCCCATGCCCGGCTGGCCGAATGGACCGCCCGCAAGGAGCAGTGGCGGCGCGAGCGGGCCGAAGGCAAGGCCGCCGGAGCGCTCAAGCCCCAGAAGAACGACCGCCCGGAATACGGCAGCCGCTAG
- a CDS encoding sn-glycerol-3-phosphate import ATP-binding protein UgpC, producing the protein MAAISFRNVIKRYGKGKQELQVIHGVNAEIGDGEFIVIVGPSGCGKSTLLRMVAGLEEISGGEVAIGPRVVNDLEPAERDIAMVFQNYALYPHMSVFDNMAYGLKIRKVPVAEIKARVDKAAGILELSHLLERKPRQLSGGQRQRVAMGRAIVRQPQVFLFDEPLSNLDAKLRAQTRLEIQKLHRELGITSLFVTHDQVEAMTLAQRMIVMNAGNTEQFGTPEEVYHRPASTFVASFIGSPPMNLLKNGPGGKAGTILGIRPEHLDIAEGGWALQVETVELLGAERLIYGRLGGEQVIVRSEEGRPPPAPGATLHVRPREDRLHWFDAASGKRIAG; encoded by the coding sequence ATGGCTGCCATTTCATTTCGCAACGTCATCAAGCGCTACGGCAAGGGCAAGCAGGAGCTGCAGGTCATCCATGGCGTGAACGCCGAGATCGGCGATGGCGAGTTCATCGTGATCGTGGGGCCTTCGGGCTGCGGCAAGTCCACCCTGCTGCGCATGGTCGCCGGCCTGGAGGAGATCTCCGGCGGGGAGGTCGCCATCGGCCCCCGCGTGGTCAACGACCTGGAGCCGGCCGAGCGCGACATCGCCATGGTGTTCCAGAACTACGCGCTCTACCCGCACATGAGCGTGTTCGACAACATGGCCTACGGCCTGAAGATCCGCAAGGTGCCGGTGGCCGAGATCAAGGCCCGCGTCGACAAGGCGGCCGGCATCCTCGAGCTGAGTCACCTGCTGGAGCGCAAGCCGCGCCAGCTCTCGGGCGGCCAGCGCCAGCGCGTGGCCATGGGTCGCGCCATCGTCCGCCAGCCCCAGGTCTTCCTGTTCGACGAGCCGCTGTCCAACCTGGATGCCAAGCTGCGCGCCCAGACCCGCCTGGAGATCCAGAAGCTGCACCGTGAGCTGGGCATCACCTCGCTGTTCGTCACGCATGACCAGGTGGAGGCCATGACGCTGGCCCAGCGCATGATCGTGATGAACGCAGGCAACACGGAGCAGTTCGGCACGCCCGAGGAGGTGTACCACCGGCCGGCGTCCACCTTCGTGGCCAGTTTCATCGGTTCGCCGCCCATGAACCTGCTGAAGAACGGGCCCGGCGGCAAGGCCGGCACCATCCTGGGCATCCGGCCGGAGCACCTGGACATCGCCGAAGGCGGCTGGGCGCTGCAGGTGGAAACGGTGGAACTGCTGGGCGCCGAGCGCCTGATCTACGGCCGCCTGGGCGGTGAGCAGGTGATCGTGCGCAGCGAGGAAGGCCGCCCGCCGCCCGCCCCCGGCGCCACCTTGCACGTGCGCCCGCGCGAGGACCGGCTGCACTGGTTCGACGCCGCAAGCGGCAAGCGGATCGCTGGATGA
- a CDS encoding FAD-dependent oxidoreductase: protein MAERYAETAFSNGYEFTQGGGYVLPEYPFVEPPEIRSGQTGHQPVVIVGGGITGLTLACALAQHGVPAVLLDEDNTVGVKGASSRGICYTQKSLEIFHKLGVYPHIAAKGIQWSVGRTFAGDDEVYSFDLRQQSAYNLSSQPPFINIQQFYIEAFLVDRIRQLGQVEIRWNNRVTAFEQDADGATLSVSTPAGDYRLRADWVVDATGSRTPFRQWAGVQVTAKKGDDRWCIADVRFTRHPPVERHTWVEAPFNENRAVWQHLMGDGVWRIDYQMAPDADPAYVSREDVVRERLARQFGPDCEVEIVWVGPYAYRSECVDRMRCGRLFLMGDAAKVVSPFGARGGNTGIADADNLAWKLAAVVQGLAPASLLDSYHEERHEAARQNVLVTNRTARFLRPADGVERTFRQAALSLAKQYLFARQLVNTGRMAVANPYTRSSACDGGGGQSVQNVGFQWVDGSPGVVNDLLRWAGLRLLLLVFGEVDGAALRRLRELCASAPLRCVQVVGADQRAAIHEHVRDLRGHLQGACHVFGHVPVKEPRGSWALLRPDSYVAATGGSIDGTLVRAVGKALGLQESVAA from the coding sequence ATGGCCGAGCGCTACGCCGAGACAGCCTTCAGCAACGGCTACGAATTCACCCAGGGCGGCGGCTACGTGCTGCCCGAGTACCCGTTTGTCGAGCCACCCGAGATCCGCAGCGGCCAGACCGGGCACCAGCCCGTCGTCATCGTCGGCGGCGGCATCACCGGCCTGACGCTGGCCTGCGCGCTGGCCCAGCACGGCGTGCCGGCCGTGCTGCTGGACGAGGACAATACGGTGGGCGTCAAGGGCGCGTCCTCGCGCGGCATCTGCTACACGCAGAAATCGCTGGAGATCTTCCACAAGCTGGGCGTCTATCCGCACATCGCGGCCAAGGGCATCCAGTGGAGCGTGGGCCGCACCTTCGCCGGCGACGACGAGGTCTATTCCTTCGACCTGCGCCAGCAGAGCGCGTACAACCTGTCGAGCCAGCCGCCGTTCATCAACATCCAGCAGTTCTACATCGAGGCCTTCCTGGTCGACCGCATTCGCCAGCTCGGCCAGGTGGAGATCCGCTGGAACAACCGGGTCACCGCCTTCGAGCAGGACGCGGACGGCGCCACGCTTTCAGTCAGCACCCCCGCCGGCGACTACCGGCTGCGCGCCGACTGGGTGGTCGATGCCACCGGCTCGCGCACGCCGTTCCGGCAGTGGGCCGGCGTGCAGGTCACGGCCAAGAAGGGCGACGACCGCTGGTGCATCGCCGACGTGCGCTTCACCAGGCACCCGCCGGTGGAGCGCCACACCTGGGTGGAGGCGCCGTTCAACGAGAACCGCGCCGTCTGGCAGCACCTGATGGGCGACGGGGTCTGGCGCATCGACTACCAGATGGCGCCGGACGCCGACCCGGCCTACGTCAGCCGCGAGGACGTGGTGCGCGAGCGGCTGGCGCGGCAGTTCGGCCCCGACTGCGAGGTCGAGATCGTCTGGGTCGGCCCCTACGCCTACCGCAGCGAGTGCGTGGACCGCATGCGCTGCGGCCGGCTGTTCCTGATGGGCGACGCGGCCAAGGTGGTCAGCCCCTTCGGCGCGCGCGGCGGCAACACCGGCATCGCCGACGCCGACAACCTGGCCTGGAAGCTGGCGGCGGTGGTGCAGGGCCTGGCGCCGGCCAGCCTGCTGGACAGCTACCACGAGGAGCGCCACGAAGCGGCTCGGCAGAACGTGCTGGTGACCAACCGCACGGCGCGCTTCCTGCGGCCGGCCGACGGCGTGGAGCGCACCTTCCGCCAGGCGGCGCTCAGCCTGGCCAAGCAGTACCTGTTCGCGCGCCAGCTGGTCAACACCGGCCGCATGGCGGTGGCCAACCCCTATACCCGCTCCTCGGCGTGCGACGGCGGCGGCGGCCAGTCGGTGCAGAACGTGGGCTTCCAGTGGGTCGACGGCTCGCCGGGCGTGGTCAACGACCTGCTGCGCTGGGCCGGCCTGCGGCTGCTGCTGCTGGTGTTCGGCGAGGTGGACGGCGCGGCGCTGCGGCGGCTGCGCGAGCTCTGCGCATCGGCGCCGCTGCGCTGCGTGCAGGTGGTCGGCGCCGACCAGCGCGCCGCCATCCACGAGCACGTGCGCGACCTGCGCGGCCACCTGCAGGGCGCCTGCCATGTGTTCGGCCACGTTCCCGTGAAGGAACCTCGCGGTTCCTGGGCGCTGCTGCGGCCCGACAGCTACGTGGCGGCCACCGGCGGGAGCATCGACGGCACCCTGGTGCGGGCCGTCGGCAAGGCCCTCGGGCTGCAGGAGTCGGTCGCCGCATGA
- the ugpQ gene encoding glycerophosphodiester phosphodiesterase yields MRPQATGSAGPEWPYPRWIAHRGAGKLAPENTLSAFRLGAAHGYRMFECDAKLSADGVPFLLHDATLERTTNGRGTAGDLPWQQLSQLDAGGWHSRTHAGEPLPTLEGLARWCLANGHLLNIEIKPTPGLERRTGEVVAAEAARLWQGAQIPPLLTSFRPEALQGALAMAPVLPRGLLLDTLWDDWSGVAQALGCVAIVCNHALWDAALVAQVHGANMRCLSYTVNDEWAAQRLLQLGTDGIITDRVDLFAPV; encoded by the coding sequence GTGCGGCCGCAGGCCACGGGGTCCGCAGGACCCGAGTGGCCTTATCCGCGCTGGATCGCCCATCGTGGAGCCGGCAAGCTGGCGCCGGAGAACACCCTGTCGGCTTTCCGGCTGGGCGCGGCCCACGGCTACCGCATGTTCGAGTGCGACGCCAAGCTGTCGGCCGACGGCGTGCCCTTCCTGCTGCACGATGCCACGCTGGAACGCACCACCAATGGCCGCGGTACGGCCGGCGACCTGCCATGGCAGCAGCTGTCGCAGCTGGACGCCGGCGGCTGGCACTCGCGGACCCACGCCGGTGAGCCGCTGCCCACGCTGGAGGGGTTGGCCCGCTGGTGCCTGGCCAATGGCCACCTGCTGAACATCGAGATCAAGCCCACGCCAGGACTGGAGCGGCGCACCGGCGAGGTGGTGGCGGCCGAGGCGGCGCGGCTCTGGCAGGGCGCGCAGATCCCGCCGCTGCTCACCTCTTTCCGGCCGGAGGCGCTGCAGGGCGCCCTGGCAATGGCACCGGTGCTGCCGCGCGGCCTGCTGCTGGACACGTTGTGGGACGACTGGTCCGGCGTGGCGCAGGCGCTGGGTTGCGTGGCCATCGTCTGCAACCATGCACTGTGGGATGCCGCGCTTGTGGCGCAGGTGCACGGCGCCAACATGCGCTGCCTCAGCTATACGGTTAACGACGAGTGGGCGGCCCAGCGGCTGCTCCAGCTCGGCACGGACGGCATCATCACCGACCGGGTCGACTTGTTTGCCCCGGTTTGA
- a CDS encoding DUF2783 domain-containing protein: protein MKTSLNFKDADGFYEQLLDAHAGLSPQQSELLNARLILLLANQVGDAQVLRECVEAAARLPEPPAE from the coding sequence ATGAAGACCAGCCTGAACTTCAAGGACGCCGACGGGTTCTACGAGCAGCTGCTCGATGCACATGCGGGGCTGTCGCCGCAGCAGTCGGAGCTGCTCAACGCCCGCCTGATCCTGCTGCTGGCCAACCAGGTCGGCGACGCCCAGGTGCTGCGCGAGTGCGTGGAAGCCGCGGCCCGGCTGCCGGAGCCGCCCGCCGAATAA
- the ugpA gene encoding sn-glycerol-3-phosphate ABC transporter permease UgpA: MTEKRVRFKSAWLPWVLVAPQMAIVLVFFFWPAGQALVQSLLQQDAFGMSSEFVGLENFRRLFNDPSYLESFKTTALFSALVAVLGLSIALLLAVMANRVIRGSGLYRMLLIWPYAVAPVVAGVLWLMMFASPYGVVAYFLRYIGIPWDHLLNANHAMALIVMAAVWKQISYNFLFFLAGLQSIPQSLIEAATIDGATPWRRFWGIVFPLLSPTTFFLLVINVIYAFFDTFAIVDATTHGGPGKETAILVYKVYYDGFKALDINGSAAQSVILMGIVIALTVVQFRFVEKKVQY; the protein is encoded by the coding sequence GTGACCGAAAAACGCGTTCGATTTAAGTCGGCCTGGCTGCCCTGGGTGCTGGTGGCACCGCAGATGGCCATCGTGCTGGTGTTCTTCTTCTGGCCGGCCGGCCAGGCGCTGGTCCAGAGCCTGCTCCAGCAGGATGCCTTCGGCATGAGCAGCGAGTTCGTGGGACTGGAGAACTTCCGGCGCCTGTTCAACGATCCCAGCTACCTGGAGTCGTTCAAGACCACGGCCCTGTTCTCGGCTTTGGTGGCTGTGCTGGGGCTGAGCATCGCCCTGCTGCTGGCCGTCATGGCCAACCGCGTGATCCGCGGCTCCGGCCTCTACCGGATGCTGCTGATCTGGCCCTACGCCGTCGCCCCGGTGGTGGCCGGCGTGCTGTGGCTGATGATGTTCGCATCGCCCTATGGCGTGGTGGCCTATTTCCTGCGCTACATCGGCATTCCCTGGGACCACCTGCTCAACGCCAACCACGCGATGGCGCTGATCGTCATGGCCGCGGTGTGGAAGCAGATTTCCTACAACTTCCTGTTCTTCCTGGCCGGGCTGCAGTCCATCCCGCAATCGCTGATCGAGGCCGCCACCATCGACGGCGCCACACCCTGGCGGCGCTTCTGGGGCATCGTGTTCCCGCTGCTGTCGCCTACCACCTTCTTCCTGCTGGTGATCAACGTCATCTACGCCTTCTTCGACACCTTCGCCATCGTCGACGCAACGACGCACGGCGGCCCGGGCAAGGAGACGGCGATCCTGGTCTACAAGGTCTACTACGACGGCTTCAAGGCCCTGGACATCAACGGCTCGGCCGCGCAGTCGGTCATCCTGATGGGGATCGTCATCGCGCTGACCGTGGTGCAGTTCCGCTTCGTCGAGAAGAAAGTCCAATACTGA